TTTATTGAATTTCGCTCCATAATGATCTGCCATCTGCCTTGCCAGATGTGACTCATCATAGACAGAATCACCGAAACCGATGGTATAGGCATTAAAGTCTTGTCGTTCCCGAGACATCAAAGCACATACAATGGAAGAATCGAGACCACCGCTTAGATAGGTGTTGACTTTGACATCTGCCACTAGCCTTCTACTGACGGCCTTCTGAAGTTTTTCGCGAACGAGTTTCTTGGCATCTTCAAAGGTCATGGATTGATCAACATCATAAGACTGCTGCCAATAGCGATGCTCACTTTTCTTACCTTCAGCATTGATACATAGAAAATGGCCTGGCTTTATACTTTGAATACCTTCAAAGGCTGAGATAGCTGGAGAAAATGCACCGAATAGGGGTCCACACAGATAGTCTTTACTAATCTTTCTCGGCACGCGAGGTAGGGCGAAAATTCCTTTAACCTCGGATGAAAATATCATTTCCTGATCGCTTTCATAGAAAAATAGAGGCTTAACTCCAGCGTAGTCTCGCACTGCATAAAGATTTTTTTTGCGCCCATCCCAAAGCATGAATGCAAATTCACCATTGAGCTTGGCAAAGGCATCAGTACCGTAGTGCCGATATAGCTCGATAATAACCTCAGTATCACTTTTTGTCGCAAAGCTACTGCCCTTAGCTTCTAATTTTTTTCGCCAGATTTCATGATCGTAGATCTCGCCATTGAAAACGATTGCCAGTTCTCCTGACTTATTGTCAAACATGGGCTGCTGTCCCGAGTGAATATCTAGAATACTAAGGCGTACATGGGCAAGTCCGATCGAGTTATCATTCAGAAGGGAAAAGCCAGCTTCATCTGGGCCACGATGCTCGATTGCAGAGGACATAGCTGCAAGATCTTGGGGGTCGACCAGATTATTTTTCTTTTTGACGATAATGTTAATACCACACATGATTTAAATGCCTCGCTTTATCGTAAATAATTGAATTAAAATCTCTTTGGGTTGTTGTGACCTGTGTTATGAAAATGTCCCTGCGGTTAGCAAAGATCCGTTTTCATCACAGACCTCGAATTTATTGCCTGATGTATACAGGTGCACGTCTTGATCTACGAGAACCGGTCTACAAAAGGTAATACTGATTTGATTAAGCGGGCTTTTTTTGATTTGTGTGAGTTTGTGGATACAGTGATTCATCATCCCGTATCCTTGAAGGAATGCTCTTTTTTGACCTGTTAAGCGCGCTCCCCAATTGGTAGTATGGATGATGTTAAAATCTCCAGAGACTTTTGCGAATTCGTGTCCAGCTGCTTTAGAGATTGCAATGGTCGCGTGTCCAGAAGATCCTGAATCTGACATTGAAAGTTTGCTTAGTCTACGGGAAATTCCAGAAAAGTTCCTTGGATCGTAACTTGACTGTGACTTCAGCTGAGACAGGTGCTTTTCGCTGCAGTTTTTAACAAACCAAAAGTCTTTGTGATGTCTAACCAATTCACCAATCTGATTAAAGACATCCGTTGCTACGACCAGAATACACTGTTTCTTCCTGACAATAATCTCTGCGAGGTGTGAAGCTAAAGTGAACTCAACACCTTCGCTAATAGGTTCATTGGGTTTCAGAATTTCGACATCACCACGTAAGTGTAAAATAGTTGAGAAATTGACATTGACCTGTTTTAGAATATCAAAAAGTCCGAAAGCACCAGCGCTATTATAATATGTTAGGGGTGATGCTACATCGCTGTCTTTTCTAGCAATAAATTTATTCCAGTTTTTAATATCTTTCTGGGTTATACGAAGGCAGTACTTGGCTGCCCTAACATCGCCTTTAAAGCTTGGCCTATGAGGTCTAATGAGACCCTGGAGCATCTCCTTAGTGTACTTAGGGATGTATAATTTTCCTTGCAGATTGACGATTCGCTTTTTATTAAATTTGGGATGAATCTGCTTCAACGGGTGATATGACGTTTGCATAACAGCTTCCTCTGATCAGCGATAAGTTACGCTTGAAGAAAGCAACAATTGTTCCTCGCATAAGTGACCTTCCGAAGTTTCCAAATCGCGGGGTAATCCATTTGGAATCGTTAATAATATCAAGTACTTAGATGGATTGATTATGATGTAAGGTCAGAATTGGTCGGCTCCTAAAAATGTAGGCTAGCAGAGGGTGAGATCACTGGCTCCGTCGAGTTTTCTTTCTATTATATTGCGTGACCAATCGTTTGATACTTTACTAAAGCTTAAACAATTCATCATTCAATCTGAGGGTATCTAAAATCCCAGTAAGATTGAAACCTCCCTTTTACCTAACCGCCTTCTAAAACTAAGACTATAGTGACCCGCTTTGCCTAATGCACAAAATCTCACAGTCCATAAGTTTCTTCCGATAACTATTAGGTGTTTAACAATGATTAGTTTGAAATGATATCGATCTTGAAAATCCTTGTCGTTGTTTTAATCTTTATGGATTATGCGTCCGCAAAGGAAGAGCAAGTCTATCTCGATTCGGATAATCTGGTAGGCCAAGCTGTTGGAACCTATACCCGCTGGCTTCAGAGTGAACAGTCAATATTTGATATTACCAATGGGAAGCATGACAATGCGTTCACCGATGGTGATGTAGCAATGATTAATAAAAATTATACCTACGATACCTATTGGTATCATGTGGCCATTAGAAACAGTGATGGCTCAAAAGTAATCTATCTCCATGATCCACAGAGTTTCTACAATGTGTTTCAAGTCTTTGTTGATGGTAAGTTGGTGGGTGACCTAGATTTGAAAAACTCTCTCCAGAGTCGCATAGTTCCCATATCTCTTAAGGAAAACCAAATCACAGACGTTTTCATTAAGAAGAATACTGAAGGGCTCATTCATCAATCGAATTGGAGTTTCTGGACGAATCTTGATGACTTGAAAGACCACATTCACAACTCTGAAAAGGTTTTCGTCGCACTATTCACTATCTACAGCATGAGTTTTCTCATTACCGTGCTCGCCTTTTTGTCCTTTAGAGAAACTATCTACTTTTTTTACGCGGGTTATCTTGCATCATTTATTGTTTTCTTGATGAATACCTGGTCGGTCTTTTATATACCACTCATTACTGAATACGGAGCGAATGCAACCACTGTGCGCTATGTGCCAGGGGAGTGTGAGACAAATCTGCCGATAGATTAGTATAATGTTTGCGCGGTAGTGAAAG
This is a stretch of genomic DNA from Pseudobacteriovorax antillogorgiicola. It encodes these proteins:
- a CDS encoding MaoC family dehydratase N-terminal domain-containing protein translates to MQTSYHPLKQIHPKFNKKRIVNLQGKLYIPKYTKEMLQGLIRPHRPSFKGDVRAAKYCLRITQKDIKNWNKFIARKDSDVASPLTYYNSAGAFGLFDILKQVNVNFSTILHLRGDVEILKPNEPISEGVEFTLASHLAEIIVRKKQCILVVATDVFNQIGELVRHHKDFWFVKNCSEKHLSQLKSQSSYDPRNFSGISRRLSKLSMSDSGSSGHATIAISKAAGHEFAKVSGDFNIIHTTNWGARLTGQKRAFLQGYGMMNHCIHKLTQIKKSPLNQISITFCRPVLVDQDVHLYTSGNKFEVCDENGSLLTAGTFS